From Cyanobium sp. ATX 6F1, a single genomic window includes:
- a CDS encoding cell division protein SepF, with protein sequence MTRFAEGGHEVVLMQPRRFEEVSEAVMAVRERKTVLLNLSAMEPSEAQRAADFVAGGVFAIDGHQEQLDDLIFLFAPSGVGIERDPF encoded by the coding sequence ATGACCCGCTTTGCCGAGGGGGGCCACGAGGTGGTCCTGATGCAGCCCCGCCGCTTCGAGGAGGTCTCCGAAGCGGTCATGGCCGTGCGCGAGCGCAAGACGGTGCTGCTCAACCTTTCCGCCATGGAGCCCTCGGAAGCCCAGCGGGCCGCCGACTTCGTCGCCGGGGGCGTGTTCGCCATCGATGGCCACCAGGAGCAGCTCGATGATCTGATCTTCCTGTTCGCCCCCAGCGGTGTGGGAATCGAGCGCGATCCGTTCTGA
- a CDS encoding SIMPL domain-containing protein (The SIMPL domain is named for its presence in mouse protein SIMPL (signalling molecule that associates with mouse pelle-like kinase). Bacterial member BP26, from Brucella, was shown to assemble into a channel-like structure, while YggE from E. coli has been associated with resistance to oxidative stress.) yields MADSAPGWLERGWRALGRTPSLVSAMAVLSLGLVVSSSVLIKGFRQANDSITVTGASTERIRSDAVDWTLEVRQGGASQGDSYKALLPAVASTTAFLRAQGLTEAEVQLGAVKSDRDDVRDPRTGELRSSVWTSRQPIQVASARVEKVAQVARAAAQLIGEGVPLTINDPAYTYGRLAEKRVDMLAKATRDARARAKAIAAEAGARIGAIVNADTGSFQITAPNSTETGDTGSYDTRTIDKDITAVMAVTFRVE; encoded by the coding sequence ATGGCGGATTCGGCCCCTGGCTGGCTTGAGCGTGGTTGGCGGGCCCTGGGGCGCACCCCTTCCCTGGTCAGCGCCATGGCGGTGCTGAGCCTGGGGCTGGTGGTGTCCAGTTCGGTGCTGATCAAGGGCTTCCGCCAGGCCAACGACAGCATCACCGTCACCGGCGCCAGCACCGAGCGCATCCGCAGCGACGCGGTGGATTGGACCCTGGAGGTGCGCCAGGGGGGTGCCAGTCAAGGGGACTCCTACAAGGCGCTGCTGCCGGCTGTGGCCAGCACCACCGCCTTCCTGCGCGCCCAGGGGTTGACGGAGGCCGAGGTGCAGCTGGGGGCCGTCAAGTCCGACCGCGACGACGTCCGCGACCCGCGCACCGGTGAGCTGCGCTCCAGCGTCTGGACCAGCCGTCAGCCGATCCAGGTGGCCAGCGCCCGGGTGGAGAAGGTGGCCCAGGTGGCCCGTGCCGCGGCCCAGTTGATCGGCGAGGGGGTGCCGCTGACGATCAACGACCCCGCCTACACCTACGGGCGGCTGGCGGAAAAGCGCGTGGACATGCTCGCCAAGGCCACCCGTGATGCCCGGGCGCGGGCCAAGGCCATCGCCGCGGAAGCCGGCGCCAGGATCGGGGCGATCGTGAACGCCGACACGGGCTCGTTCCAGATCACCGCCCCCAATTCCACCGAAACCGGCGATACGGGCTCCTACGACACCCGCACGATCGACAAGGACATCACCGCCGTGATGGCCGTCACGTTCCGCGTGGAGTGA
- a CDS encoding rhomboid family intramembrane serine protease: MTPLTTRVRGGFWLPILVLAVPWGQELIDQLVFGGQWNLPMEPGGSFLGVLTAPFSHAGFAHLVSNSLWFLPLSWLVLLQGRRDYLAVWLGVYLMAIPVWLFWPYGSHGLSGVVYGLLGYLLLVGWLEKRVGSLLLSVFALLSYGALLPSLLPFLSPPGVSWIGHLSGFAGGVLAAFAVHKEST; this comes from the coding sequence ATGACTCCTTTGACCACCAGAGTGCGTGGCGGCTTCTGGCTGCCGATCCTGGTGCTGGCGGTTCCCTGGGGCCAGGAACTGATTGATCAGCTGGTCTTCGGCGGCCAGTGGAACCTGCCCATGGAGCCCGGCGGCTCGTTCCTCGGTGTGCTCACCGCCCCCTTCAGCCACGCCGGCTTCGCCCACCTGGTCAGTAATTCGCTTTGGTTCCTTCCCCTCTCCTGGCTGGTGCTGCTCCAGGGCCGCCGCGACTACCTGGCGGTCTGGCTGGGGGTCTACCTGATGGCGATTCCCGTCTGGCTGTTCTGGCCCTACGGCAGCCATGGGCTCTCGGGGGTGGTCTATGGGCTGCTGGGCTATCTGCTGCTGGTCGGCTGGCTGGAGAAACGGGTGGGCTCGTTGCTGCTCTCGGTGTTTGCCTTGCTCAGCTATGGGGCCTTGCTTCCCAGCCTGTTGCCCTTCCTCAGCCCACCGGGGGTGAGCTGGATCGGCCACCTTTCGGGCTTCGCCGGAGGCGTGCTGGCGGCCTTCGCCGTGCACAAGGAGTCGACCTAA
- a CDS encoding HlyD family secretion protein, with protein sequence MTPQIPERPQDAKADINGVSDDDRSGSRQAEEPIRRSRAANVFILILAGGLAVTAVAVLANFLTARSRDAVVEATPIDIKTPISGILVELRAKAGSAVSAGQSLGRVEDPRASGLELRNLKTSLLTAGSDLEELDEEVAKQRLLVETIRNDADQQQALEIERSSRELQRLEAEVRRSREEVAFIDRDLKRQQTLFRAGAVAETVVDRASTDLAREREQLAALEERLAGQKSVVAAARKNLTLTTTRSNFDPAVRLQEAKLKLQRLEGRRRTQAKRVEGLTKQLETAGVARGLQSESTLVSPRQAVVWRLLANQGDTLRAEAPVLQLIDCKDRFITTFVKESDLNRVRIGGPARIDLVGDSLDLRGEVATIRSGLGRVSLKDDTNPIPINLARESQVRVRILNDIPAPPLKFCYVGFTARVSFER encoded by the coding sequence ATGACCCCCCAGATCCCTGAGCGGCCCCAGGACGCCAAAGCAGACATCAACGGAGTCAGCGACGACGACAGGAGCGGCTCCAGACAGGCGGAAGAACCGATCCGGCGCAGTCGAGCCGCCAACGTATTCATCCTCATCCTGGCTGGCGGCCTGGCTGTGACGGCTGTGGCGGTTCTCGCCAACTTCCTCACGGCCCGTTCTCGGGATGCGGTGGTGGAGGCCACTCCGATCGACATCAAGACGCCCATCAGCGGCATCCTGGTGGAGCTCAGGGCCAAGGCCGGCAGTGCCGTCAGTGCTGGCCAGTCCCTGGGCCGGGTGGAGGACCCCCGCGCCAGCGGCCTGGAGCTGCGCAACCTCAAGACTTCCCTGCTCACGGCTGGAAGTGACCTGGAGGAGCTCGACGAGGAGGTGGCCAAGCAACGTCTGCTGGTGGAGACCATCCGGAACGACGCTGACCAGCAACAGGCACTGGAGATCGAGCGCAGCAGCCGGGAGCTGCAACGCCTGGAAGCGGAGGTGCGCCGTTCCAGGGAGGAGGTGGCCTTCATCGATCGGGATCTCAAGCGTCAGCAGACCCTGTTTCGCGCCGGAGCAGTGGCGGAAACGGTGGTGGACCGGGCCAGCACCGACCTCGCCCGTGAGCGGGAGCAACTGGCGGCTCTCGAGGAACGCCTGGCCGGTCAGAAAAGCGTGGTGGCGGCCGCCCGCAAGAACCTCACCTTGACCACCACCCGCAGCAACTTCGATCCCGCCGTGCGGCTGCAGGAAGCCAAGCTCAAGCTGCAGCGACTCGAAGGCCGGCGCCGCACCCAGGCCAAGCGGGTGGAGGGGTTGACCAAGCAGCTGGAGACCGCCGGGGTCGCCCGCGGGCTGCAATCGGAAAGCACCCTGGTGAGCCCACGCCAGGCCGTGGTCTGGAGGCTGCTGGCCAACCAGGGGGACACGCTGCGGGCCGAGGCGCCCGTGCTGCAGCTGATCGATTGCAAGGACCGCTTTATCACCACCTTCGTCAAGGAAAGTGATCTCAACCGCGTGCGCATCGGCGGCCCGGCCCGCATTGACCTGGTGGGGGACTCCCTCGACCTGCGCGGTGAGGTGGCCACGATCCGCTCCGGCCTGGGCCGGGTGTCCCTGAAAGATGACACCAACCCGATCCCGATCAACCTGGCCCGCGAAAGCCAGGTCCGCGTGCGGATCCTCAACGACATCCCCGCTCCCCCCCTGAAGTTCTGCTACGTGGGTTTCACGGCGCGGGTGAGCTTCGAGCGATGA
- a CDS encoding glycosyltransferase, with the protein MSPQRPGPLSLRTPTISLWVWWLLLASILLLIGALLLVNLQPGWLGSLQLNPLSNRTLPEQWQVKDLWLDAVLPVVLALGMALGVNLLPRRRWSHALVLTVLSLMGLRYFIWRSTTINTAHPISLAFSLTLFLCEAVYLITSAVQFIPSIVYEPLQRRREANRLAGWTKEHQPKVDIWIPTYNESERLVQRCVLASKNIRYANKTITILDDGHRPALAALAERLGVDYLSRPDNSHRKAGNLNYALAHTSAELIAVFDCDFVPFRNFFERTVGFFQDSGVALVQTPQHYFNSDFHNRNLGLESVMPDDMDYFFHYLQVIRDNFNAVICCGTSYVARRTAIESLGGYVTSCIIEDHQTGTKLLTRGWRMVYLDEILSLGEVPRSFRDYLDQRLRWMQGNFQIYYSGKELPIWSKLNLGQKSFYFNLLISLFTPFFRLVYLLFPLVSLVLGFTLIAAPPIEYLAYGLPFVILMYTLTTWLTNHHHFQFWNEVYESLFCFPAVGRILQILVSPFRILGSLVTNKDVSSGGGQLDLGLAWPFIAHLTVLVVSLVLFYGLPLVGPSWSRQSFEGEGLMLAWNLYNAWVVLTCLLACVDRPVERQSDRFPLQRIASLRIGGHELWGTTTDVSESGASLVLNQEAFRVQQGLSGQLTLVEEHIELPVRTLPDEHGDGAHRLRLAFAPLSEPELSALIALLYDGTAWYQKPRRMGTVDALLTLLASTWKIVPRPPQGKMDFH; encoded by the coding sequence ATGAGCCCCCAGCGGCCCGGCCCGCTCAGCTTGCGTACTCCCACCATCTCCCTTTGGGTCTGGTGGCTGCTGCTGGCCTCGATCCTGCTGCTGATCGGCGCCCTGCTGCTCGTGAACCTGCAGCCTGGCTGGCTGGGATCCCTGCAGCTCAACCCGCTCAGCAACCGCACCCTGCCCGAGCAGTGGCAGGTCAAGGACCTCTGGCTCGACGCCGTGCTGCCCGTGGTTCTCGCCCTGGGGATGGCCCTGGGGGTGAACCTGCTGCCGCGGCGGCGCTGGAGCCATGCGCTGGTGCTCACCGTGCTGTCGCTGATGGGCCTGCGCTACTTCATCTGGCGCAGCACCACGATCAACACGGCCCATCCCATCAGCCTGGCCTTCAGCCTGACGCTGTTTCTCTGCGAAGCCGTCTACCTGATCACCAGCGCTGTGCAGTTCATTCCCTCGATCGTCTACGAACCGCTGCAACGGCGGCGGGAGGCGAACCGGCTGGCTGGCTGGACCAAGGAGCATCAGCCCAAGGTGGACATCTGGATTCCCACCTACAACGAATCAGAGCGACTGGTCCAGCGGTGCGTGCTCGCCAGCAAGAACATTCGCTACGCCAACAAGACGATCACGATCCTCGATGATGGTCACCGCCCCGCCCTTGCCGCCCTTGCCGAGCGCCTTGGGGTGGATTACCTCAGTCGCCCAGACAACAGCCACCGCAAGGCCGGCAACCTGAATTACGCCCTGGCCCACACCTCCGCCGAGCTGATCGCCGTCTTCGACTGCGACTTTGTTCCCTTTCGGAACTTCTTTGAGCGCACCGTCGGTTTCTTCCAGGATTCCGGCGTCGCCTTGGTGCAGACACCCCAGCACTACTTCAACTCCGATTTCCACAACCGCAACCTCGGGCTGGAATCGGTGATGCCCGATGACATGGATTATTTCTTTCATTACCTGCAGGTCATTCGAGACAACTTCAACGCCGTGATCTGTTGCGGCACCTCCTACGTAGCGCGCCGCACCGCGATCGAATCGCTGGGAGGATACGTGACAAGTTGCATCATTGAAGATCACCAGACCGGCACCAAGCTGCTCACCCGGGGCTGGCGGATGGTGTATCTCGATGAAATCCTCAGCCTCGGGGAAGTTCCCCGCAGCTTCCGGGACTATCTCGACCAGCGCCTGCGCTGGATGCAGGGTAACTTCCAGATCTACTACTCGGGCAAGGAATTGCCGATCTGGAGCAAGCTGAACCTCGGCCAGAAGAGTTTCTATTTCAATCTGCTGATCAGTCTTTTCACACCATTCTTTCGACTGGTTTATCTGCTATTTCCCCTCGTCAGCCTGGTGTTGGGGTTCACGCTGATCGCCGCCCCGCCGATCGAATACCTGGCCTATGGGCTGCCTTTCGTGATCCTGATGTACACGCTCACCACCTGGCTGACCAATCACCATCACTTCCAGTTCTGGAACGAGGTCTACGAGTCGCTGTTCTGCTTTCCGGCCGTGGGGCGCATCCTCCAAATCCTGGTCAGCCCCTTCCGGATCCTGGGCAGCTTGGTCACCAACAAGGATGTGAGCAGCGGCGGCGGCCAGCTGGATCTGGGCCTGGCCTGGCCATTCATCGCTCACCTCACGGTGCTGGTGGTGAGCCTGGTGCTGTTCTACGGGCTGCCCTTGGTGGGCCCCAGCTGGAGCCGGCAGTCTTTCGAGGGGGAAGGGCTGATGCTCGCCTGGAACCTCTACAACGCCTGGGTGGTGCTCACCTGTTTACTGGCCTGCGTCGATCGGCCCGTGGAACGCCAGAGCGATCGTTTTCCGCTCCAACGCATCGCCAGCCTGCGGATCGGTGGCCATGAGCTCTGGGGCACCACCACTGACGTCTCCGAATCAGGGGCCTCCTTGGTGCTGAACCAGGAGGCGTTCCGCGTCCAGCAGGGCCTCAGCGGCCAGCTGACATTGGTGGAAGAGCACATCGAACTGCCGGTACGGACCCTTCCTGATGAGCATGGAGATGGCGCCCATCGTCTGCGACTGGCGTTCGCCCCCCTTAGCGAGCCAGAGCTGAGCGCCCTGATTGCCCTGCTTTACGACGGCACCGCCTGGTACCAGAAGCCACGGCGCATGGGCACGGTGGATGCCCTGCTTACGCTCCTGGCGAGCACCTGGAAGATCGTGCCGCGTCCGCCGCAGGGCAAGATGGATTTTCACTGA
- a CDS encoding putative bifunctional diguanylate cyclase/phosphodiesterase, which produces MTLTTNPICLRPESFLLLPRDGLLLVDSQGVVLHVNSIARQRLGVSADEATGQPLVSFWPELAELIGRRSDWENRGPVDAMLSWAGAPITVRTFRTDNGVGVGVLAGLHEPETPGPRQSLVESVLEAVTDSVVVTTAEYLDFPGPVILYVNSAFLAQTGYELNEVLGRSPRLLLGAESDPANRSRLRGALQRGERVSMELPNITKDGSTYWVEIDLVPLIDETGAVTQWVSVQRNISERRSNQEALAEQALRDPVTGLPNRLALHSRLKEALQRLNRREGQMAVLFCDLNRFKEINDMHGHHVGDQLLVEIASRLREALRPEDTLARLGGDEFVAVAENLVEVADAVQLALRLKERLGAPWLIEGQSYRPSMSIGIAMTTETSESVDEMLRRADLAMYQAKEAKGAGVAIYDRSVDEQLKLSISVRRQLHEAIEGDGLVLEYQPIVDLADGSIHGAEALVRLQGGDGRLIPPNDFIPQAEVTGLVVPLGEWVIRHAFAELRAWRDSGHHYSMSINVSPSQLRVPGLGSYLLKQAELSGVDPSWVALEVTETVLINHPKVTFDELGLLREAGVKVHLDDFGTGYSSLSWLTQFPVDAIKIDQTFTAELGLDPRKTAIIRAFIQVAQELEFTVVAEGIETELQKSLLKKLGCDRGQGFLFARPSRLGPASWG; this is translated from the coding sequence GTGACTCTGACCACCAACCCCATCTGCCTCCGTCCCGAGTCCTTTCTTCTGTTGCCCAGGGACGGGCTGCTTCTGGTGGACAGCCAGGGAGTCGTGCTGCACGTCAATTCGATTGCCCGGCAGCGCCTTGGGGTCAGCGCCGATGAGGCCACGGGCCAGCCGTTGGTCTCGTTCTGGCCTGAGCTGGCCGAGCTGATCGGGCGACGGAGCGACTGGGAGAACCGAGGACCCGTCGACGCCATGCTGAGCTGGGCCGGTGCCCCGATCACCGTGCGCACATTTCGCACCGACAACGGCGTTGGTGTGGGCGTGCTGGCTGGACTCCATGAACCCGAGACGCCCGGGCCGCGCCAGTCGCTGGTGGAGAGCGTGCTGGAGGCGGTCACCGATTCAGTGGTGGTGACCACGGCGGAATACCTGGATTTCCCAGGGCCGGTGATTCTCTATGTGAATTCCGCTTTCCTGGCCCAGACAGGGTACGAACTCAACGAGGTGCTCGGCCGAAGTCCCCGCCTGTTGCTGGGCGCTGAAAGTGATCCGGCCAATCGCAGCCGCCTGCGCGGCGCCTTGCAGAGGGGCGAGCGGGTGAGCATGGAGCTCCCGAACATCACCAAGGACGGCAGCACCTACTGGGTGGAAATCGACCTGGTGCCCTTGATCGATGAGACCGGCGCCGTGACCCAGTGGGTTTCGGTGCAGCGCAACATCTCAGAACGGCGCTCCAACCAGGAGGCCCTGGCCGAGCAGGCTCTGCGTGATCCGGTGACCGGTCTGCCCAACCGTTTAGCCCTCCACTCCCGGCTCAAAGAGGCCCTGCAGCGCCTGAACCGGCGCGAGGGCCAGATGGCCGTGCTGTTCTGCGATTTGAACCGCTTCAAGGAGATCAACGACATGCACGGCCACCATGTGGGTGACCAGTTGCTGGTGGAAATCGCCTCCCGACTTCGGGAGGCCCTGCGCCCCGAGGACACCCTGGCCCGGCTCGGTGGCGATGAGTTCGTCGCCGTTGCCGAGAACCTGGTGGAGGTGGCCGACGCCGTGCAATTGGCCCTGCGGCTCAAGGAACGGCTAGGGGCCCCCTGGTTGATTGAAGGCCAGTCCTACCGGCCGTCGATGAGCATCGGCATCGCCATGACGACGGAGACCTCCGAGTCGGTGGATGAAATGCTGCGGCGTGCCGATCTGGCCATGTATCAGGCCAAGGAGGCAAAGGGAGCCGGAGTGGCGATCTACGACCGCTCCGTCGACGAGCAGCTGAAGTTGTCGATCTCGGTGCGTCGTCAATTGCACGAGGCGATCGAAGGTGACGGGCTGGTGCTGGAATACCAGCCGATCGTCGACCTCGCCGATGGCTCGATCCACGGCGCCGAGGCCCTGGTGCGCCTGCAGGGAGGCGATGGTCGCCTGATCCCCCCCAACGACTTCATCCCCCAGGCGGAGGTCACCGGTCTGGTGGTGCCCCTGGGGGAATGGGTGATCCGTCACGCCTTCGCCGAGCTGAGGGCCTGGCGAGACAGTGGGCACCACTATTCGATGTCCATCAACGTCAGTCCCTCCCAGCTGCGGGTGCCGGGCCTGGGGAGCTATCTACTCAAACAGGCGGAGCTGAGCGGTGTGGATCCCAGTTGGGTGGCGCTCGAGGTCACCGAAACCGTGCTGATCAACCATCCCAAGGTGACCTTCGACGAGCTGGGCTTGCTGCGGGAGGCCGGGGTCAAGGTTCACCTCGACGACTTCGGCACCGGTTACTCCAGCCTTTCCTGGTTGACACAATTTCCTGTGGATGCGATCAAGATCGACCAGACCTTCACCGCCGAACTGGGTCTCGATCCACGCAAGACCGCGATCATCCGCGCTTTCATCCAGGTGGCCCAGGAACTTGAGTTCACCGTGGTGGCCGAAGGGATCGAAACAGAGCTGCAGAAGAGCTTGCTGAAGAAGCTCGGCTGCGACCGAGGGCAGGGCTTTCTGTTCGCCAGGCCCTCCCGCCTGGGGCCCGCAAGCTGGGGCTGA
- a CDS encoding glutamine synthetase III codes for MPSPQRLAAIQRTQERPAAITAPTAPLQELWASDVFSLSQMKSSLPKDIFKSVQNTIKSGGKLDVSVANVVAQAMKDWAVGRGALYYAHVFYPLTNSTAEKHDGFISTQSDGSVICEFTGKVLVQGEPDGSSFPNGGIRSTFEARGYTAWDITSPAFLMETPNGVTLCIPTVFVSWTGEALDKKTPLLRSNAAMNKQAQRLLKLLGNTEVAPVNSSCGAEQEYFLVDSAFVSLRPDLLLTGRTLFGTPSAKGQQFDDHYFGAIPQRVQVFMQDVEQQMYKLGIPAKTRHNEVAPGQFELAPFFEAANVATDHQQLTMTLLKNTARKHGMNCLLHEKPFEGINGSGKHVNWSVGNATQGNLLDPGSSPEENMQFLLFCGAVIRGVHLYGPLLRAVVATAGNDHRLGANEAPPAIISVYLGSQLEEVYTMIKNGNLGSTDHGGMMQLGVDTLPEFPKDPGDRNRTSPFAFTGNRFEFRAVGSNQSVAGPLVAMNTMMADSLEYVSNELEAKMNAGASLQDAATAVLKVIMEEHGNVVFGGDGYSSEWHQMAVNERGLENLPTTADAVLVLERDNIKDLFARTGVLTPVELHSRFEVYAEQYVLAVEVEAKLALQIARTQVYPAVMEYLGQLANSLRYQENLGLPPDRAMAGRIASLNQDLLANCTALEAAIPSPPHGETAHMRHCADTLLPLMHKIREAVDGLEALVDDAVWPLPSYQEMLFIR; via the coding sequence ATGCCCAGCCCCCAACGCCTCGCCGCCATCCAACGAACCCAGGAGCGCCCGGCAGCGATCACCGCTCCCACAGCGCCCCTCCAGGAGCTTTGGGCCAGCGATGTGTTCAGCCTGTCGCAGATGAAGTCGTCCTTGCCCAAGGACATCTTCAAGTCGGTGCAGAACACCATCAAGTCGGGCGGCAAGCTTGATGTCTCCGTGGCCAACGTGGTGGCCCAGGCGATGAAGGACTGGGCCGTGGGCCGCGGCGCGCTCTACTACGCCCACGTTTTTTATCCGCTCACCAACTCCACGGCCGAGAAGCACGACGGCTTCATCTCCACCCAGAGCGATGGCTCCGTCATCTGTGAGTTCACCGGCAAGGTGCTGGTGCAGGGCGAACCGGACGGCTCCTCCTTCCCCAACGGCGGCATCCGCTCCACCTTCGAAGCCCGCGGCTACACCGCCTGGGACATCACCAGCCCCGCCTTCTTGATGGAGACGCCCAACGGCGTCACCCTCTGCATCCCCACGGTGTTCGTCTCGTGGACCGGCGAGGCACTCGACAAGAAGACGCCGCTGCTGCGCTCCAACGCGGCGATGAACAAGCAGGCCCAGCGCCTGCTGAAGCTGCTCGGCAACACCGAAGTGGCGCCGGTGAACTCCAGCTGCGGCGCCGAGCAGGAGTACTTCCTGGTCGACAGTGCGTTCGTGAGCCTGCGCCCCGACCTGCTGCTGACCGGCCGCACCCTGTTCGGCACCCCGTCGGCGAAAGGCCAGCAGTTCGACGACCACTACTTCGGCGCCATCCCCCAGCGGGTGCAGGTGTTCATGCAGGACGTGGAACAGCAGATGTACAAGCTGGGCATTCCCGCCAAGACCCGTCACAACGAGGTGGCCCCCGGTCAGTTTGAGCTTGCCCCCTTCTTTGAGGCGGCCAACGTGGCCACCGACCACCAGCAGTTGACGATGACGCTGCTGAAGAACACGGCGCGCAAGCACGGGATGAACTGCCTGCTGCATGAGAAGCCCTTTGAAGGAATCAATGGCTCCGGTAAGCACGTCAACTGGTCCGTGGGGAACGCCACCCAGGGAAATCTGCTCGATCCCGGCAGCAGCCCTGAGGAGAACATGCAGTTCCTGCTGTTCTGCGGGGCGGTGATCCGCGGGGTTCATCTCTATGGCCCGCTGTTGCGTGCGGTGGTGGCCACCGCCGGCAACGATCACCGCCTCGGTGCCAACGAAGCCCCTCCGGCGATCATCTCGGTGTACCTCGGCAGCCAGCTCGAGGAGGTGTACACGATGATCAAGAACGGCAACCTCGGCAGCACCGACCACGGCGGCATGATGCAGCTCGGCGTCGACACCCTGCCCGAATTCCCCAAGGATCCGGGCGATCGCAACCGCACCTCCCCGTTTGCCTTCACCGGCAACCGCTTTGAATTCCGCGCCGTTGGCTCCAACCAATCGGTGGCCGGTCCGCTGGTGGCAATGAACACGATGATGGCCGATTCACTGGAATACGTTTCCAATGAACTGGAGGCCAAAATGAACGCCGGCGCCTCCCTGCAGGATGCGGCCACGGCTGTGCTCAAGGTGATCATGGAGGAGCACGGCAATGTCGTGTTCGGCGGCGACGGTTACTCCAGCGAGTGGCACCAGATGGCCGTCAACGAGCGCGGTCTGGAGAATCTGCCCACCACGGCCGATGCCGTATTGGTGTTGGAGCGCGACAACATCAAGGATTTGTTCGCCCGCACCGGAGTCCTCACTCCTGTGGAGCTGCACAGCCGCTTCGAGGTCTACGCCGAGCAGTACGTGCTCGCCGTGGAGGTGGAGGCGAAACTCGCCCTTCAGATCGCCCGCACACAGGTGTACCCAGCGGTGATGGAGTACCTGGGCCAGTTGGCCAATTCGCTGCGCTACCAGGAGAATCTGGGCCTTCCCCCCGATCGCGCCATGGCCGGCCGCATTGCCAGCCTCAACCAGGATCTGCTCGCCAACTGCACGGCCCTGGAAGCCGCGATTCCCAGCCCCCCCCATGGCGAAACCGCCCACATGCGCCATTGCGCCGACACCCTGCTGCCACTGATGCACAAGATCCGCGAGGCCGTCGATGGCCTCGAAGCCCTGGTGGACGATGCCGTTTGGCCCCTGCCCAGCTACCAGGAGATGCTGTTCATCCGCTGA